A window of Zingiber officinale cultivar Zhangliang chromosome 5A, Zo_v1.1, whole genome shotgun sequence contains these coding sequences:
- the LOC121979313 gene encoding CTL-like protein DDB_G0274487, producing the protein MEPPAAEKEEKLGGETKSDGGDRKKEVVVDSSPGEMRVSRLQTPHPVAPIQVAPPAAATSATASAGYQPTPTPHQVDSRGSLNSKVYTNQISLLLFVFHLLVAGAAMCFFSYKGVQGLLDFSSPRARKERHVLKFWLPPIEGASVLSIVLAFVWQKAVRLYPTVMVHFILWASFFATMAAGILLLCFSLPATDGLGVALIAFSIGAGLYTCWVTRRVAFTGQIFSLALRPVTKFPDLNGPVYLMMGVGFLWISVWCFAVIGALNFYYPPLTILALVLSLAWTAEVMRNVANLTVSRVIALYYLRGMQTNTQFSFQRATTINLGSACLGSLFVPSIEALRIIARGLNLLEGEDEFLFSCAHCCLRVMHSIFRYGNSWAFVHIAAYGKGFVQASMSTWGLFERNKMEELVDSDITSAVCFLTGVTSGALSLIFAASWTFSSHKHYTATVSLLAFFVGYLMTRIGMALPHACVACYYVCYAENPTSRLFDSTIKERLSKIERDGTVATPRRIATT; encoded by the exons ATGGAGCCACCCGCTGCAGAAAAGGAAGAGAAGCTCGGCGGAGAAACGAAATCGGATGGAGGAGACCGGAAGAAGGAAGTGGTGGTCGACTCGTCGCCGGGAGAGATGAGGGTGTCCAGGTTGCAAACGCCGCATCCGGTGGCCCCCATCCAAGTCGCCCCGCCCGCCGCCGCCACTTCAGCCACCGCCTCCGCCGGCTACCAACCCACTCCAACCCCCCATCAG GTCGACAGCCGCGGCTCGCTCAACTCCAAGGTGTACACCAATCAGATTTCGCTGCTGCTCTTCGTCTTCCACCTCCTTGTCGCCGGCGCCGCCATGTGCTTCTTCTCCTACAAGGGCGTCCAGGGGTTGCTCGACTTCAGCTCCCCCAGGGCCCGAAAGGAGAGGCATGTGCTCAAGTTCTGGCTTCCGCCCATCGAGGGCGCCTCCGTCCTCAGCATCGTCCTCGCCTTCGTCTGGCAGAAAGCGGTGCGGTTATATCCCACCGTAATGGTCCACTTCATCCTCTGGGCCAGCTTCTTCGCCACCATGGCCGCCGGAATCCTCCTCCTCTGCTTCTCCCTCCCGGCCACCGACGGGCTCGGCGTCGCACTCATCGCCTTCTCAATCGGCGCCGGCCTCTACACCTGCTGGGTCACTCGTCGCGTCGCTTTCACGGGGCAGATCTTCAGCCTGGCGCTGAGACCGGTGACCAAATTCCCGGACCTGAATGGTCCGGTCTACCTTATGATGGGCGTCGGGTTCCTCTGGATCTCGGTGTGGTGCTTTGCTGTCATCGGAGCCCTCAACTTCTACTACCCGCCACTGACCATCCTCGCGCTGGTGCTGAGCCTGGCTTGGACGGCCGAAGTGATGCGCAATGTGGCCAATTTGACGGTAAGCCGAGTGATCGCCCTGTACTACCTTCGGGGAATGCAGACGAACACCCAGTTCAGCTTCCAGCGCGCCACCACCATCAATCTCGGCAGCGCCTGCCTCGGCTCACTCTTCGTCCCCTCCATCGAGGCGCTCAGGATCATCGCTCGCGGCCTCAACTTGTTGGAGGGAGAGGACGAGTTCTTGTTCTCCTGCGCTCACTGCTGCCTCAGAGTCATGCACTCCATCTTCCGCTACGGGAACAGCTGGGCCTTCGTCCAT ATTGCTGCATACGGAAAGGGGTTTGTGCAAGCGTCGATGAGCACTTGGGGGCTATTCGAGCGGAACAAGATGGAAGAGCTCGTCGACTCGGATATCACCAGCGCTGTCTGCTTTCTGACCGGAGTGACCAGCGGTGCCCTCTCGCTCATCTTCGCCGCGTCGTGGACCTTCTCGTCCCATAAGCACTACACGGCCACCGTCTCCCTGCTCGCCTTCTTCGTCGGCTATCTCATG ACTCGGATCGGCATGGCGCTCCCGCACGCGTGCGTGGCGTGCTACTACGTCTGCTACGCCGAGAACCCGACCTCGCGGCTGTTCGACTCGACCATCAAGGAGCGGCTCAGCAAGATCGAACGCGATGGGACCGTGGCAACGCCTCGGCGCATCGCGACCACCTGA